From one Thermatribacter velox genomic stretch:
- a CDS encoding DUF3048 domain-containing protein → MLDEKRVWSFALSISILINIAVIAVASVYWLSYRYLPKPEEVVVVELLELPAEEAPASLESEETQKVAELKPQTTPPEESIERPPQTIEEEISTSVESNKPQTQLPKPEIELPPAELTLARSSPSGAELLTKGEEIKIEEKLQKQSILSTEVIKSKIEEAGTSPLLARIAERTTQEVESTAGRNLLMGDVAPPTSDVEKKSPFTQRPFAIIVENAPAARPQSGLSQADIVYEIMAEGGITRFLAIFQSEDAEKIGPLRSARPYFVMKAAEHNAVLVHCGGSVEAYTYLQQLALDHIDEMKNFRAFWRSKDRNPPHNLYTSLTSLKEESNRLGYSKPALATYFPVSGNINITNETFPSARKIEIHYTGSYQVAFEYDPSKNIYLRRVNGETHIDALNGNPITARVVIVQVTKQRVQDEEGRLAINFVGKGKGWACFQGKLIPVTWSKQTLEDKTSYYLENGEKLVIPPGKIWIEVVNEKTEVVFQ, encoded by the coding sequence ATGCTTGACGAAAAACGAGTATGGTCCTTTGCCCTCTCCATTTCCATCCTTATAAATATAGCCGTTATAGCAGTGGCTTCAGTTTACTGGCTTTCCTATCGCTATCTTCCCAAGCCAGAAGAAGTGGTTGTGGTAGAACTTCTGGAATTACCAGCTGAAGAAGCGCCAGCAAGCTTGGAATCTGAGGAAACTCAGAAAGTTGCTGAATTGAAACCTCAAACAACACCTCCAGAGGAAAGCATAGAGCGACCACCCCAAACTATTGAAGAAGAAATTTCCACCAGCGTGGAATCAAACAAACCCCAGACCCAGCTCCCTAAACCAGAAATTGAACTACCACCGGCAGAACTGACTCTGGCAAGGTCTTCACCTTCGGGAGCAGAACTGCTGACCAAAGGCGAGGAAATCAAAATTGAAGAAAAACTTCAGAAACAGAGCATACTTTCAACCGAAGTTATCAAAAGCAAAATAGAAGAAGCTGGTACTTCGCCACTGCTTGCCAGAATCGCCGAGCGTACAACTCAGGAAGTGGAAAGCACTGCCGGCAGAAACCTTCTTATGGGGGATGTTGCTCCACCTACTTCCGACGTCGAAAAAAAGTCCCCTTTCACGCAAAGGCCTTTCGCAATAATCGTGGAAAATGCTCCAGCAGCCCGTCCCCAGTCAGGACTGAGCCAAGCCGATATCGTCTACGAAATCATGGCAGAGGGTGGAATTACCAGATTTCTGGCCATATTTCAATCAGAAGATGCTGAAAAAATAGGGCCACTGCGTAGCGCAAGACCTTACTTTGTAATGAAAGCAGCAGAGCATAATGCTGTGTTGGTACATTGTGGGGGAAGTGTGGAAGCTTATACTTATCTCCAACAGCTTGCCCTGGACCATATTGATGAAATGAAAAACTTCAGGGCTTTCTGGCGCAGTAAAGACCGCAATCCACCCCACAACTTATATACTTCCTTAACCTCTCTCAAGGAAGAAAGCAACAGACTGGGTTACAGTAAGCCAGCTCTGGCTACTTACTTTCCGGTATCCGGCAATATAAATATTACTAATGAAACTTTTCCCTCAGCACGAAAAATAGAAATTCACTATACTGGTAGTTACCAGGTAGCCTTTGAATATGATCCATCAAAAAATATTTACCTCAGAAGAGTGAATGGAGAAACTCACATTGATGCCTTAAACGGTAACCCAATAACCGCCCGAGTAGTGATCGTCCAAGTCACCAAACAAAGAGTGCAGGATGAAGAAGGCAGGTTGGCGATAAACTTTGTAGGCAAGGGCAAAGGCTGGGCCTGTTTCCAGGGCAAACTGATTCCGGTCACCTGGTCCAAACAAACTCTGGAAGACAAAACGAGCTACTACCTGGAGAATGGAGAAAAATTGGTCATACCCCCTGGGAAAATATGGATAGAAGTAGTAAATGAAAAAACAGAGGTGGTGTTCCAATGA
- a CDS encoding Ni/Fe hydrogenase subunit alpha, giving the protein MSKSFNVNLEYLTRVEGHGNIVINVRDGSLEECRLEIVESPRFFEGMLRGRSVFEVQHITSRICGICACSHSLASIQAAEDAIGFTPSEQTVKLRKLLMDLEILDSHILHIYLLALPDFLGVKSFVPLIDTHNQTVKRALRMKKTCNQVCDILVGRHVHPISCTVGGFTKLPREKDLETMLELLEGMTKDLEETAELMNQLSFPQFERDTEYVALVSEDAEYPLLQGSAIGSSEGITVDKKDYQKVTNEFVVPYSTAKRTKWNRESYMVGALARLNLNYSKLHPKAKEVGDALGMNRKITNPYLNTLAQVVECFHCLYHGMDIIKELMRDGINYDEEIVVGLNEKKSIPVKAGSGVGAVEAPRGILFHHYQVDDNGHITDANCIIPTAQNLQNIEYDMRKLIPEILEKDEEEIVHRLEMLVRSYDPCISCSTHFLKVSFVK; this is encoded by the coding sequence ATGAGCAAGAGTTTTAATGTCAACTTAGAATATTTAACTCGTGTTGAAGGGCATGGAAACATAGTAATCAATGTACGAGACGGCTCTCTAGAAGAATGTCGCTTAGAGATTGTGGAGTCACCACGCTTCTTTGAAGGTATGTTGCGCGGACGTTCAGTATTCGAAGTGCAACATATTACGTCCCGCATATGTGGAATATGTGCTTGCAGTCACTCCCTGGCGTCAATCCAAGCAGCCGAAGATGCTATAGGATTTACGCCCAGCGAGCAAACCGTAAAATTAAGAAAACTACTTATGGATCTCGAGATATTAGACAGCCATATTCTACACATTTACCTCCTGGCCCTGCCTGACTTTCTGGGAGTCAAAAGCTTCGTCCCACTTATAGACACGCATAACCAGACCGTGAAACGTGCTCTAAGAATGAAAAAAACCTGCAACCAAGTATGTGATATCCTGGTTGGAAGGCATGTACATCCTATATCCTGCACTGTAGGTGGATTTACAAAACTCCCTCGGGAAAAAGACCTTGAAACAATGCTTGAGTTACTTGAAGGAATGACCAAAGACCTCGAAGAAACCGCAGAACTAATGAACCAGTTGTCTTTCCCCCAGTTTGAACGCGATACCGAGTATGTGGCCTTAGTTTCAGAAGATGCAGAATATCCTCTACTTCAGGGAAGCGCTATTGGGTCCTCGGAAGGCATAACAGTCGACAAAAAAGACTACCAGAAAGTAACCAATGAGTTTGTGGTACCTTACTCAACGGCAAAGCGTACCAAGTGGAACCGTGAGTCATACATGGTTGGCGCCCTGGCACGCCTTAATCTGAACTACTCCAAATTGCACCCCAAAGCCAAAGAAGTAGGTGATGCACTGGGCATGAACCGCAAAATTACAAATCCTTACCTCAATACCCTTGCCCAGGTTGTAGAATGTTTCCACTGTTTGTACCACGGTATGGATATCATCAAAGAGCTCATGCGAGATGGCATTAACTACGATGAGGAAATCGTGGTAGGCCTCAACGAGAAAAAAAGCATTCCCGTAAAAGCAGGCAGTGGAGTAGGTGCAGTGGAAGCGCCACGAGGAATTCTTTTCCATCACTACCAGGTAGATGACAATGGGCATATTACAGACGCGAATTGCATAATACCCACCGCCCAAAATCTCCAGAATATTGAATATGATATGAGGAAATTAATTCCAGAAATCCTTGAAAAAGACGAAGAGGAAATAGTCCACAGGCTGGAAATGCTGGTCAGGTCTTATGACCCCTGTATATCTTGTTCAACTCATTTTCTCAAGGTAAGTTTTGTAAAATAA
- a CDS encoding COG2426 family protein, translated as MIEGVLKTALIASLPISELRGAIPYGILVQKLPWVLVITVSGTANLIPFFIVMNLAPSFEAWIARNAYFKKSWLKILESTRKKIAPYQKFGKWGILFFVGIPLPFTGVWTGSLACWLMGFSIKESLAYVSGGILMATVIVATATKLGGQIL; from the coding sequence ATGATAGAAGGAGTCCTTAAGACAGCGCTGATAGCCAGCTTACCCATCAGCGAACTGCGTGGAGCCATTCCTTATGGCATTCTGGTGCAAAAATTACCCTGGGTTTTAGTCATAACAGTGTCAGGAACAGCAAACCTAATTCCTTTTTTCATAGTTATGAATCTTGCTCCAAGTTTTGAAGCCTGGATTGCCCGAAACGCATATTTCAAAAAGAGCTGGCTCAAAATACTTGAGAGCACTCGCAAAAAAATCGCGCCTTACCAAAAATTTGGCAAATGGGGGATATTGTTTTTTGTGGGTATACCTCTGCCTTTTACAGGAGTATGGACAGGTTCGCTGGCCTGCTGGTTAATGGGCTTCTCGATTAAAGAATCTCTGGCTTACGTTTCAGGAGGCATCCTTATGGCAACAGTAATCGTTGCCACAGCAACAAAACTGGGAGGACAAATACTTTAA
- a CDS encoding hydrogenase/urease maturation nickel metallochaperone HypA: MHELHLIQQLFDDLLAMGTNLGAKKITRIYLRMGDFTEINPEVLRFFFKEKSKGTILEEAELEIESSSTRELRLLSFDYE, from the coding sequence ATGCACGAACTCCACCTTATACAACAGCTGTTTGACGACCTGTTAGCAATGGGAACCAATCTGGGCGCTAAAAAAATAACCAGGATATACCTCAGGATGGGCGATTTTACAGAGATAAATCCAGAAGTATTGCGCTTTTTCTTCAAAGAGAAAAGCAAAGGCACTATTCTGGAAGAAGCTGAGCTTGAAATCGAATCAAGCTCCACTCGAGAATTACGATTGCTTTCTTTCGATTACGAATAG
- a CDS encoding FAD/NAD(P)-binding protein, which yields MDKLLISHTGYEVKEATIVRTSRLTSQDKLFEIALPEGEILDFEPGQFVEVSLRGVGEAPISICSSPTHRNSFELCVRAVGRLTRALHRLEAGDNIGIRGPFGVGFPITKLIGHDLLMVAGGIGIAPLRSLINYVMDNRRDFGKVQVLFGCKNPQNMLFKDEITTWQQRLDVNFSCTVDEADPEWMGNVGVITTLIPNVDIDPENTFAVIVGPPVMYRFVIAELLKKGVPEEHIVLSLERHMKCGLGKCGHCQIHDIYCCQDGPVFFYSRIKNLKGAI from the coding sequence ATGGACAAGCTCTTGATAAGTCATACTGGCTATGAAGTAAAAGAAGCCACCATAGTACGTACTTCAAGGCTGACCAGCCAAGATAAGTTATTCGAAATCGCTCTACCGGAAGGAGAAATACTGGACTTTGAGCCCGGACAGTTTGTAGAAGTATCCCTGAGAGGTGTTGGAGAAGCACCTATCTCCATATGTTCCTCGCCTACCCACAGAAACAGTTTTGAGCTGTGCGTCAGAGCTGTGGGAAGACTCACCAGGGCCCTACATCGACTTGAAGCCGGTGACAACATAGGTATTAGAGGACCCTTTGGAGTGGGCTTTCCAATTACCAAGTTAATAGGTCATGATCTCTTGATGGTTGCCGGTGGTATAGGCATCGCGCCTTTAAGGTCTCTCATCAATTACGTTATGGACAATCGTCGAGATTTTGGTAAGGTTCAGGTACTTTTTGGCTGCAAAAATCCCCAAAACATGCTTTTCAAGGATGAAATCACAACCTGGCAACAAAGACTGGATGTCAACTTTAGCTGTACAGTTGACGAAGCAGACCCGGAATGGATGGGGAACGTCGGCGTAATAACCACGCTAATTCCCAACGTGGACATTGACCCAGAGAATACGTTTGCAGTGATAGTTGGTCCTCCTGTAATGTACCGTTTCGTAATTGCAGAACTGCTTAAAAAGGGGGTTCCTGAAGAGCACATCGTGCTTTCCTTAGAACGCCACATGAAATGCGGTCTTGGCAAATGCGGGCATTGCCAAATTCACGATATTTATTGCTGTCAGGACGGCCCGGTATTTTTTTATAGCCGCATTAAAAACCTGAAAGGGGCGATATAA
- a CDS encoding purine-nucleoside phosphorylase yields MENLKAKIQETSAFIKERTRLNPRIGIILGTGLGALVDDIEIERVIPYQEIPNFPVSTVESHQGNLVLGNLSGKAVVAMQGRFHYYEGYTMQQITFPVRVMKALGIEVLIISNAAGGMNRNMKKGDLMIITDHINLLGDNPLRGPNDPELGPRFPDMSQAYDKELRELALNIAIEKGFYVHQGVYVALPGPNLETPAEYRFLITIGADAVGMSTVPEVIVARHAGIRVFGISCITDLAIDGVVEPVNFEEIVEAANQAEPKLTTIIKELVARIQL; encoded by the coding sequence ATGGAAAACCTGAAAGCCAAAATTCAAGAAACCAGCGCTTTTATTAAAGAAAGAACCAGACTAAATCCCAGAATAGGAATCATCTTGGGAACAGGCCTCGGTGCCCTGGTTGATGACATTGAAATAGAAAGAGTCATTCCCTACCAGGAAATACCCAATTTCCCAGTATCCACAGTAGAAAGCCACCAGGGAAACCTGGTACTGGGAAACCTTTCTGGAAAAGCAGTGGTCGCCATGCAGGGAAGATTCCACTACTACGAAGGATACACCATGCAACAAATAACTTTCCCAGTAAGAGTTATGAAGGCTCTGGGCATAGAAGTGCTCATCATAAGCAACGCAGCAGGCGGTATGAATCGAAACATGAAAAAAGGAGACTTGATGATTATTACCGATCACATAAATCTACTGGGAGATAATCCCCTTCGGGGGCCCAACGATCCTGAACTTGGACCGCGTTTCCCGGATATGTCGCAAGCTTACGATAAAGAACTCCGAGAATTGGCCCTGAACATAGCCATAGAAAAAGGATTTTATGTACACCAGGGAGTTTATGTTGCTCTCCCTGGACCCAATCTGGAAACTCCAGCAGAATACCGATTCCTGATCACCATTGGCGCAGATGCTGTTGGTATGTCAACCGTTCCTGAGGTTATTGTAGCCAGACATGCAGGAATAAGAGTGTTTGGAATCTCTTGCATAACTGATTTGGCCATCGATGGAGTAGTAGAACCAGTTAACTTTGAAGAAATTGTAGAAGCAGCAAACCAAGCAGAACCAAAACTGACAACCATAATAAAAGAACTTGTAGCACGCATTCAACTATGA
- a CDS encoding hydrogenase maturation protease, producing MKTKPTLQEVLKPDPERTTLIITIGNPLRKDDGVGPYLAELLAKRLPPGVSLLNVYDRPEKSLDFVKKDSGKIIIIDAADFGGEPGEIRIISEEEIFAMTLSTHNLPIPILYQALAEESGCTVFFVGIQPADVSFGEGLNPQVEKAAREIANYILEA from the coding sequence ATGAAAACAAAACCAACTCTCCAGGAAGTACTAAAACCTGATCCAGAAAGAACGACTCTAATCATTACTATTGGCAACCCCCTTCGCAAAGATGATGGAGTCGGACCTTATCTTGCTGAATTGCTGGCCAAAAGGTTGCCACCGGGGGTTTCGCTACTCAACGTTTACGACCGACCAGAAAAAAGCCTTGATTTTGTGAAAAAAGATAGCGGAAAAATCATAATCATAGATGCTGCCGACTTTGGTGGTGAACCTGGCGAGATAAGAATTATATCTGAAGAAGAAATTTTTGCAATGACTTTGAGTACACACAACTTACCCATTCCTATCCTCTATCAAGCCCTTGCTGAAGAAAGTGGTTGTACTGTTTTCTTCGTGGGCATACAACCTGCGGATGTTTCTTTTGGAGAAGGGCTAAACCCTCAGGTAGAAAAAGCCGCTCGCGAAATAGCGAACTATATACTGGAGGCATGA
- a CDS encoding cytochrome B, which yields MKPPKVAFFDFTCCEGCQLQVANFGESLLSILEIIDLVEFREVMSEKWDGVYDIAIVEGSITTPHDVERITKIRQRSKTLIAYGSCATIGGINGIKNNFSLEEIKKYVYGDSAQLFETLPTRPLHEVVEVDYFVHGCPVYPPEFVEVLKCALSGLPYHVPDVAVCVECKFNENVCFYEKGITCLGPITRAGCNSWCINNGNICYGCRGMVSNPNEKGFQEVLKQYNIDLNFIVKRMDMYNTCRLKQNLQGGIQK from the coding sequence ATGAAACCTCCCAAGGTAGCCTTTTTTGACTTCACTTGTTGCGAAGGCTGTCAGCTTCAGGTCGCTAACTTTGGTGAATCATTGCTTTCTATTCTGGAAATCATAGATTTAGTAGAATTTCGAGAAGTAATGAGCGAAAAGTGGGACGGTGTTTATGATATAGCCATAGTTGAAGGTAGCATTACCACCCCACACGATGTAGAGAGAATAACCAAAATTCGTCAAAGGTCGAAAACGCTCATCGCTTATGGTTCCTGCGCGACTATTGGGGGAATTAACGGCATAAAAAATAACTTTTCTCTCGAAGAAATAAAGAAATACGTTTACGGAGATAGTGCTCAGCTTTTCGAAACTCTGCCTACCAGGCCTTTACATGAAGTGGTGGAAGTAGACTACTTTGTCCACGGCTGTCCGGTATATCCTCCAGAGTTTGTAGAAGTTCTCAAATGCGCCCTCTCTGGACTTCCTTACCATGTCCCGGACGTAGCAGTCTGTGTAGAATGTAAATTCAACGAAAATGTCTGCTTCTACGAAAAGGGTATCACCTGCCTGGGGCCCATCACTCGAGCTGGTTGCAACTCATGGTGTATCAATAACGGAAATATTTGTTACGGATGTCGGGGCATGGTGTCTAATCCCAATGAAAAAGGCTTCCAGGAGGTTCTCAAGCAATACAACATCGACCTGAATTTCATCGTTAAAAGAATGGACATGTACAACACCTGTCGCCTAAAACAAAATTTGCAGGGTGGGATTCAAAAATGA
- the xerD gene encoding site-specific tyrosine recombinase XerD, whose amino-acid sequence MSPGNLQEAIEAFLDFLYWEKRVSENTLCSYENDLKALHGFLIKRQITSLEELTLKDLEEFITWQYRAGHTSTTLARRISALRSFFAFLLKKNLVKENLARSLDTPKIGRKIPQVLTLAEIEAILTLPDTTKPSGLRDKAILELLYSSGLRVSELVNLEFSHLDLQNRMLRLWGKGFKERIVPFGEEAKAAIEAYLAGGRPHFLKGKPSNFVFLGPSGKPITRQSVWNMIKRYTRKAGITKNVTPHTLRHTFATHILENGADLRIIQECLGHSDISTTQIYTHITRKVLQEAYDKHFPRK is encoded by the coding sequence ATGTCTCCAGGAAACCTTCAAGAAGCAATTGAGGCCTTTCTCGATTTTCTTTACTGGGAAAAACGAGTTTCTGAAAACACACTGTGTTCTTATGAGAACGACTTGAAAGCCTTGCACGGTTTCTTAATTAAGAGACAGATTACCTCTTTAGAAGAACTTACCTTAAAAGATCTGGAAGAATTTATAACCTGGCAGTATAGAGCAGGACATACTTCTACTACCTTAGCCAGGCGTATTTCTGCGCTGAGATCTTTTTTTGCTTTTCTACTCAAAAAAAATCTGGTCAAAGAAAATCTTGCGCGTTCACTCGATACCCCAAAAATAGGGAGAAAAATACCCCAGGTACTCACTCTTGCTGAAATAGAAGCAATTCTAACTCTCCCTGATACCACCAAACCCTCAGGATTGAGAGACAAAGCCATACTGGAGCTCCTCTACAGTAGCGGCCTGAGGGTAAGTGAACTGGTGAATCTTGAATTCTCACACCTCGACCTTCAAAACCGCATGCTACGCCTTTGGGGCAAGGGATTTAAGGAAAGAATCGTACCTTTTGGAGAGGAGGCAAAAGCAGCAATTGAAGCCTATCTGGCAGGGGGAAGGCCTCACTTTCTAAAAGGGAAACCCAGTAATTTTGTTTTCCTGGGGCCTTCCGGGAAACCGATAACTCGTCAGAGTGTGTGGAATATGATAAAGCGTTATACCCGTAAAGCCGGTATAACAAAGAACGTGACACCTCATACTTTGCGGCACACTTTTGCAACCCATATCCTTGAAAACGGAGCCGACTTGCGTATAATTCAGGAATGTCTTGGACACAGCGACATCTCCACAACTCAAATTTATACCCACATAACCAGGAAGGTCTTGCAAGAAGCTTACGATAAACACTTCCCAAGAAAATAA
- the mtnA gene encoding S-methyl-5-thioribose-1-phosphate isomerase — MKPVEWIGNALRYLDQTLLPTQEVFRETTDFREVAEAIKSLRIRGAPLIGISAAYGLCLGALEGTTRQNDFYPFLERVDSILRSTRPTAVNLFWALDRMKKIWQEAQKNATLPEETCSRLIEEATTIEREDEAMNRKIAELGASLIQDGDVILTHCNAGALACGAWGTALGAIYWAQLKEGKKIQVYADETRPLLQGARLTAYELTRNGIPTRVICDNMAAFMMQQGKINKIIVGADRIATNGDTANKIGTYSLAVLARYHNIPFYVAAPTSTIDFEIVEGSQIPIEERNAAEIKYWKEHQIVPEKAEVENPAFDITPNTLITAIITEQGILYPPFQEKILSIRRKIER, encoded by the coding sequence ATAAAACCTGTAGAATGGATAGGAAACGCTTTACGCTACCTCGATCAGACCCTTCTCCCCACTCAAGAAGTCTTTCGAGAAACCACAGACTTCAGAGAGGTAGCTGAAGCCATAAAATCTCTCCGCATAAGGGGTGCTCCCCTGATTGGAATAAGCGCTGCTTATGGCCTATGTCTGGGAGCGCTTGAAGGTACCACCAGGCAAAACGATTTTTATCCCTTTTTAGAAAGGGTAGATTCGATTCTTCGATCCACCAGACCCACCGCAGTAAACCTTTTCTGGGCACTGGACAGAATGAAAAAAATCTGGCAAGAAGCTCAAAAAAACGCCACACTCCCAGAAGAGACGTGTTCCAGGTTAATTGAAGAAGCTACAACAATAGAACGAGAAGATGAAGCAATGAACCGGAAAATTGCGGAACTCGGTGCAAGCCTCATACAGGATGGAGACGTAATTCTCACCCATTGTAATGCCGGTGCACTTGCCTGTGGTGCCTGGGGAACCGCGTTGGGTGCGATTTACTGGGCACAGCTAAAAGAGGGCAAAAAAATTCAGGTTTATGCCGATGAAACCAGGCCACTACTCCAAGGGGCTCGGCTTACCGCCTATGAGCTTACCCGAAATGGTATTCCCACCAGAGTAATCTGCGACAACATGGCAGCCTTCATGATGCAACAGGGGAAAATCAACAAAATCATTGTGGGAGCAGACCGAATTGCAACCAATGGAGACACAGCAAACAAGATAGGAACCTACTCACTCGCTGTGCTCGCCAGATATCACAACATACCATTTTATGTAGCAGCGCCAACTTCAACAATTGATTTCGAGATTGTCGAAGGATCGCAAATACCCATTGAAGAAAGAAACGCGGCCGAAATAAAATACTGGAAAGAGCACCAGATAGTGCCTGAAAAAGCAGAGGTAGAAAATCCAGCCTTTGATATCACGCCAAACACCTTAATAACAGCCATCATAACCGAGCAAGGCATTCTATATCCGCCCTTTCAAGAAAAAATACTTTCGATAAGGAGGAAGATTGAAAGATGA
- a CDS encoding 4Fe-4S dicluster domain-containing protein, giving the protein MRYLVLQKEHFGAFIEHLNLISKVVAPVRKDQKTNQFSFEEVSQAEEIALNYIPTILPPKKYFMPQYETLAEYDASRGQNMQPVVEVEKLILFGVHTCDLAGIQCLNVVFNDRPKDINYLIRKGYITLIGLECNNYCDSFASCGLMGTFLPQGGYDLFFTDLNDYFMVHIATQKGEELIKNFQFFTDPAPKHFKDLQHLREKKQDTFEPEVPIDRNLIPKMFAEGFEAKVWEEIGNRCLSCANCTNVCPTCYCFDVMDVPNLDLKTGKRIRVWDSCQNEPFAKIASGESFRALRSDRKRHRFNRKFSYPVKRYNKFFCTGCGRCSRTCMAKIDLKETITQLAQETGYLHTKEGKVWTSS; this is encoded by the coding sequence TTGAGATATCTCGTCCTTCAAAAAGAGCACTTTGGAGCGTTTATCGAGCACCTCAATTTAATATCCAAAGTAGTAGCTCCAGTCAGGAAAGACCAAAAAACAAACCAGTTTTCTTTTGAAGAAGTAAGTCAAGCAGAAGAAATAGCTCTTAATTATATTCCCACCATACTTCCTCCAAAAAAGTACTTCATGCCTCAATACGAAACGCTGGCCGAATACGATGCCAGTCGAGGACAAAATATGCAACCAGTTGTGGAAGTTGAAAAACTTATTCTCTTTGGAGTACACACCTGTGATCTTGCAGGAATTCAATGTCTTAACGTAGTTTTCAACGACCGCCCTAAAGATATCAATTACCTCATTCGCAAAGGGTACATAACCCTTATAGGCCTGGAGTGCAATAACTATTGCGATAGCTTTGCATCGTGTGGCCTAATGGGTACTTTTCTCCCTCAAGGCGGATACGACCTCTTCTTCACTGACCTTAACGACTACTTTATGGTACACATCGCCACCCAGAAGGGGGAAGAACTGATTAAAAATTTTCAATTTTTCACAGATCCGGCACCAAAACACTTTAAAGACCTACAACATCTTCGAGAAAAAAAACAAGACACCTTCGAGCCTGAAGTCCCTATAGACCGCAATCTGATACCCAAAATGTTTGCAGAAGGCTTTGAAGCCAAGGTTTGGGAAGAAATTGGCAACCGCTGTCTTTCCTGCGCAAACTGCACCAATGTATGTCCTACCTGTTATTGTTTCGATGTAATGGATGTGCCCAATCTGGACCTCAAGACCGGCAAGCGCATCCGCGTGTGGGACTCTTGTCAAAACGAACCCTTTGCGAAAATTGCCAGTGGAGAGAGCTTTCGCGCTCTACGTTCAGACCGCAAACGTCATCGCTTCAATCGAAAATTCTCTTACCCAGTCAAAAGGTATAATAAGTTCTTCTGTACAGGGTGTGGACGGTGCAGCAGAACTTGCATGGCAAAGATAGACCTTAAAGAAACCATAACCCAACTGGCTCAAGAAACTGGTTACCTCCACACAAAGGAGGGAAAAGTATGGACAAGCTCTTGA
- the lgt gene encoding prolipoprotein diacylglyceryl transferase, which produces MRRILFYLGSLPVYSYGVMLGVAFLVGVIYAMKRAQKYQVSQETVVEVSILAILGAILGSRITYVILNWELYKNNFWHIFNIREGGLTFLGGLIGGLLLVLPYLYLKKQSLLKLFDIFSPPLALGYAIARIGCFLNGCCYGRVCTFNSFPLGVHFPNLSGFRYPTQIYSSLYSLIILFVLLRLERKKPFEGALFFDYLWLYGVARFLIEYWRDEPFAIAGLFTEAQLASIFLIIAGLFLKRVIKSYVSRKPSRSN; this is translated from the coding sequence ATGAGACGTATACTTTTTTACCTGGGCTCTTTACCAGTGTATTCATACGGTGTAATGCTGGGGGTCGCTTTCCTGGTCGGGGTCATTTATGCCATGAAAAGGGCTCAGAAATACCAGGTTTCTCAGGAAACAGTTGTTGAAGTAAGTATCCTTGCCATCTTAGGGGCCATTTTGGGATCTCGAATAACCTACGTTATCCTTAATTGGGAACTATATAAAAATAATTTCTGGCACATCTTCAACATCAGAGAAGGAGGACTAACCTTTTTAGGGGGGCTAATTGGAGGGTTGCTTTTGGTTCTGCCCTACCTCTACCTTAAAAAACAATCCCTCTTAAAGTTATTCGACATTTTCTCACCACCACTTGCCCTGGGATATGCCATTGCCAGAATAGGTTGTTTCCTAAACGGATGTTGTTATGGAAGAGTCTGCACTTTTAACTCTTTTCCTCTAGGGGTGCATTTTCCTAACCTCTCCGGCTTTCGCTACCCCACTCAAATATATTCTTCTCTTTATTCTTTAATAATCCTTTTTGTGCTACTCCGCCTTGAACGAAAGAAACCGTTTGAGGGAGCGCTCTTTTTTGACTACTTATGGCTTTATGGTGTCGCTCGTTTTCTGATAGAATATTGGCGAGATGAACCCTTCGCTATTGCAGGTTTATTTACCGAGGCGCAACTGGCCAGCATTTTCTTGATTATCGCTGGACTCTTTTTAAAAAGGGTAATAAAAAGCTATGTCTCCAGGAAACCTTCAAGAAGCAATTGA